The Ananas comosus cultivar F153 linkage group 7, ASM154086v1, whole genome shotgun sequence genome has a window encoding:
- the LOC109712313 gene encoding uncharacterized protein LOC109712313, whose amino-acid sequence MPSPPWKKTRPGPGPGLSRFVSGLRSDRAGSLVVQTGFPTSLADLVVKNHSRLKKPSRSKKKAPRVLDADPAPAPAPTVGSSSDAADPRSTSPPSSEEASDAILREAEANPRIPQSDRGTLRIELVVLATLVVLILLAIGRKKLVVGITLSAFALCLFDAAKLRIVRFLRPCPQARRSLNSMIGGLSLEGRGWVSPIREAAIDARSDSMGSSESGLDSMGSEKSSVDSVPPDEKTELSMERMDIVGVDSSTSKAKKLLKKFVSKKFRKYRKSKNEKETPLDPSGSSELDSIRKSNQEKEAIMEKEEVVGNGDDGSLCFDSSGDLTRLDAEEKKVESDIEDPHESGTEARVSQLLVFFILVLLGLVGGKVAALVLTMFSILSIRSIEALWNKWNLWRTDSVFQCTAD is encoded by the coding sequence ATGCCGAGCCCGCCGTGGAAGAAGACCCGGCCCGGCCCTGGACCCGGTCTATCCCGGTTCGTCTCCGGCCTCCGGTCCGACCGGGCCGGCTCGCTCGTCGTCCAAACCGGGTTCCCCACCTCCCTCGCCGACCTCGTCGTCAAGAACCACTCCCGCCTCAAGAAACCCTCGCGCTCCAAGAAGAAGGCCCCTAGGGTTTTGGACGCCgaccccgcccccgcccccgcccccacCGTCGGATCCTCGTCGGACGCTGCGGACCCTCGCTCTACATCACCACCTTCCTCCGAGGAGGCCTCCGACGCGATCTTACGGGAAGCGGAAGCAAACCCTAGAATCCCCCAATCCGATCGAGGTACGCTGCGAATCGAGCTTGTTGTGCTCGCGACGCTCGTGGTTTTGATCCTTTTGGCGATTGGTAGGAAGAAGCTCGTGGTGGGGATCACGCTCTCGGCCTTCGCCCTGTGCTTGTTCGATGCAGCAAAGCTCCGCATCGTTCGGTTCCTGAGGCCGTGTCCCCAGGCGCGCCGGAGCTTGAATTCGATGATCGGAGGGCTCAGTTTGGAGGGGAGAGGATGGGTTTCGCCGATCAGGGAAGCCGCGATTGACGCCCGATCGGATTCGATGGGTTCGTCAGAGAGCGGTTTGGATTCGATGGGATCGGAGAAAAGCTCGGTAGATTCTGTGCCTCCAGATGAGAAAACAGAGCTTTCGATGGAAAGGATGGATATTGTTGGGGTTGATTCGAGTACTTCGAAGGCGAAGAAGCTTCTGAAGAAGTTTGTGTCGAAGAAGTTTCGTAAGTATAGGAAAAGTAAGAATGAAAAGGAGACACCTTTGGATCCAAGTGGGAGTAGTGAATTGGATTCCATTAGGAAAAGTAATCAGGAGAAAGAGGCAATCATGGAAAAGGAAGAAGTCGTGGGAAATGGCGACGACGGTTCGCTATGCTTTGACTCCTCAGGTGATCTCACTCGGTTAGACGCAGAGGAAAAGAAAGTGGAATCGGATATAGAAGATCCACACGAATCTGGAACCGAAGCCAGAGTATCTCAGCTCCTAGTTTTCTTCATTTTAGTTCTTTTAGGCCTTGTCGGAGGGAAGGTTGCCGCACTTGTTCTTACCATGTTTAGTATCTTGTCTATAAGATCAATTGAAGCATTGTGGAATAAATGGAATTTATGGCGGACTGATTCAGTTTTTCAATGTACCGCAGATTAG